From the genome of bacterium, one region includes:
- the rplW gene encoding 50S ribosomal protein L23, whose product MSREYEILRYPVLSEKSTALKSDYNKVVLKVELSASKPQIKRAAEAAFKVRVLKVNIMRRKSKSRRLGRYIGKTSSWKKAVVSLPRDARVEYFENV is encoded by the coding sequence GTGTCTAGAGAATACGAGATTTTGAGATATCCGGTGTTGTCGGAGAAGTCCACCGCGTTGAAGTCTGATTACAATAAGGTGGTTCTGAAGGTGGAGTTATCAGCGAGCAAGCCACAGATCAAGAGGGCAGCTGAGGCGGCTTTCAAGGTTAGGGTGTTGAAGGTGAACATCATGCGTCGGAAGAGCAAGTCCCGGCGGCTGGGGCGGTATATTGGGAAGACGTCGTCGTGGAAGAAGGCGGTGGTGAGTCTTCCGAGGGACGCTAGGGTTGAGTATTTTGAGAATGTATAG